One window from the genome of Pseudomonas frederiksbergensis encodes:
- a CDS encoding MarR family winged helix-turn-helix transcriptional regulator, whose amino-acid sequence MAKSSKLAETAAGAPADGNDTQAPLDSALDDLIGYALRRAQLKLFQNLIGRLAVHDLRPAQFSALAIIDQNPGLMQADLAKALAIEPPQVVPLLNRLESRALAVRVRCKPDKRSYGIFLSKAGETLLKELKQIAKESDLDSTAALSAAEREDLLRLLKKVYQ is encoded by the coding sequence ATGGCCAAGTCTTCCAAGCTTGCCGAAACCGCCGCCGGCGCACCTGCCGACGGTAACGACACGCAGGCACCGTTGGATTCCGCCCTGGATGACCTGATCGGTTACGCCTTGCGCCGCGCCCAGTTGAAACTGTTCCAGAACCTGATCGGCCGTCTCGCCGTTCACGACCTGCGGCCCGCCCAGTTCTCGGCCCTGGCGATCATTGACCAGAACCCTGGCCTGATGCAGGCCGACCTGGCCAAGGCGCTGGCCATCGAGCCTCCGCAAGTGGTGCCGTTGTTGAACAGACTGGAAAGCCGCGCCTTGGCCGTGCGGGTGCGCTGCAAGCCGGACAAACGCTCCTATGGGATTTTCCTGAGCAAGGCCGGCGAGACACTGCTCAAGGAACTCAAGCAGATCGCCAAAGAAAGTGATCTGGATTCCACCGCCGCGCTTTCCGCCGCCGAGCGCGAGGACCTGCTGCGGTTGTTGAAGAAGGTTTACCAGTAG
- a CDS encoding (2Fe-2S)-binding protein, whose product MSADRLFRPLAAAQHNVLIEFDGQPLSVPAHVSLAAALLASGVRHTRESAISGRPAAPYCMMGVCFECLVQVDDQASVQSCLVPVRAGMRVRRQCGAAALMPIGEANDE is encoded by the coding sequence ATGTCGGCTGACCGCCTTTTCCGGCCTTTGGCCGCCGCGCAGCACAACGTATTGATCGAATTCGACGGCCAGCCGTTGAGCGTGCCGGCCCACGTGTCCCTGGCAGCGGCGTTGCTCGCCAGCGGCGTGCGCCATACCCGCGAAAGCGCGATCAGCGGCCGGCCCGCGGCGCCATATTGCATGATGGGCGTGTGCTTCGAATGCCTGGTGCAGGTCGACGACCAGGCAAGCGTCCAATCCTGCCTGGTGCCCGTGCGTGCGGGCATGCGCGTGCGCCGTCAGTGTGGCGCTGCGGCCCTGATGCCGATTGGGGAGGCGAATGATGAGTAA
- a CDS encoding aldehyde dehydrogenase produces the protein MLDVPLLIGGQSCPARDGRTFERCNPVTGEAVSRVAAATLEDADAAVAAAQAAFPAWAALAPNERRTRLLRAAEQLQARSGEFIAAAGETGAMANWYGFNVHLAANMLREAASMTTQINGEVIPSDVPGSFAMALRQPCGVVLGIAPWNAPVILATRAIAMPLACGNTVVLKASEISPAAHRLIGQVLQDAGLGDGVVNVICNAPADAPAIVERLIANPAVRRVNFTGSTHVGRIVGELSARHLKPALLELGGKAPLLVLDDADLDAAVQAAAFGAYFNQGQVCMSTERLIVDASIADAFIERLTKKIATLRAGDPGASDSVLGSLVDASAGQRIKGLIDDALAKGAKLVAGGQLDGSILQPTLLDGVTPDMRLYREESFGPVAVLLRGEGDEALLRLANDSEFGLSAAIFSRDTGRALALAQRVESGICHINGPTVHDEAQMPFGGVKSSGYGSFGGKASIEHFTQLRWVTMQNGPRHYPI, from the coding sequence ATGCTGGACGTGCCCCTGTTGATCGGCGGCCAGTCGTGCCCGGCCCGTGACGGTCGGACCTTCGAGCGCTGCAACCCGGTGACCGGTGAAGCGGTGTCTCGCGTGGCCGCCGCCACGTTGGAAGATGCCGACGCCGCTGTGGCGGCCGCACAAGCCGCTTTCCCTGCCTGGGCCGCGTTGGCGCCCAACGAACGTCGCACCCGCCTGCTGCGCGCCGCCGAGCAATTGCAGGCCCGCAGCGGCGAATTCATTGCCGCTGCCGGCGAAACCGGCGCCATGGCCAACTGGTACGGTTTCAATGTGCATCTGGCCGCGAACATGCTGCGCGAAGCCGCGTCCATGACCACTCAAATCAATGGCGAAGTCATTCCTTCGGATGTGCCGGGTAGTTTCGCCATGGCCTTGCGCCAGCCGTGCGGTGTGGTGTTGGGAATCGCGCCGTGGAATGCTCCGGTGATCCTCGCCACTCGCGCCATCGCCATGCCGCTGGCCTGCGGCAACACGGTCGTGCTCAAGGCGTCGGAAATCAGCCCGGCGGCGCACCGTTTGATCGGCCAGGTGTTGCAGGACGCGGGCCTGGGTGACGGCGTCGTCAACGTCATTTGCAACGCCCCGGCGGATGCCCCCGCGATCGTCGAGCGGTTGATCGCCAACCCGGCGGTGCGGCGGGTCAATTTCACCGGCTCGACCCATGTTGGCCGGATTGTCGGCGAACTGTCGGCCCGCCACCTCAAGCCGGCATTGCTGGAGCTGGGCGGCAAGGCGCCGTTACTGGTGCTGGACGATGCCGACCTGGATGCGGCGGTGCAAGCGGCGGCATTCGGCGCTTACTTCAACCAGGGCCAGGTCTGCATGTCCACCGAGCGCTTGATCGTCGACGCGAGCATCGCCGATGCCTTCATCGAGCGGCTCACGAAGAAGATCGCCACCTTGCGCGCCGGTGATCCCGGGGCCAGTGATTCGGTGCTGGGTTCGTTGGTGGACGCCAGCGCCGGCCAGCGCATCAAGGGCCTGATCGACGATGCCCTGGCCAAAGGCGCGAAGTTGGTCGCGGGCGGGCAGTTGGATGGCAGCATCCTGCAGCCGACCTTGCTCGACGGTGTTACGCCGGACATGCGCCTATATCGCGAGGAATCCTTCGGGCCGGTGGCGGTGCTGCTGCGCGGCGAGGGTGACGAAGCATTGCTGCGCCTGGCCAATGATTCGGAGTTCGGATTGTCGGCGGCGATCTTCAGTCGCGACACCGGCCGTGCGCTGGCCCTGGCCCAGCGAGTCGAGTCCGGAATCTGCCACATCAACGGCCCGACCGTGCACGACGAAGCGCAAATGCCCTTCGGCGGCGTCAAGTCCAGCGGTTACGGCAGCTTTGGCGGCAAGGCGTCCATCGAGCATTTCACCCAGTTGCGCTGGGTGACGATGCAGAACGGCCCCCGGCACTACCCGATCTGA
- a CDS encoding p-hydroxycinnamoyl CoA hydratase/lyase, which translates to MSNYEGRWTTVKVEIDDGIAWVILNRPEKRNAMSPTLNREMVDVLETLEQDPAAGVLVLTGAGEAWTAGMDLKEYFREVDAGPEILQEKIRREASQWQWKLLRMYAKPTIAMVNGWCFGGGFSPLVACDLAICADEATFGLSEINWGIPPGNLVSKAMADTVGHRQSLYYIMTGKTFGGQKAAEMGLVNESVPLAQLREVTVELARNLLEKNPVVLRAAKHGFKRCRELTWEQNEDYLYAKLDQSRLLDTEGGREQGMKQFLDDKSIKPGLQAYKR; encoded by the coding sequence ATGAGCAATTACGAAGGTCGCTGGACCACGGTCAAGGTCGAGATCGACGATGGCATCGCCTGGGTCATCCTCAATCGCCCGGAAAAACGCAACGCCATGAGTCCCACCCTCAACCGCGAGATGGTTGATGTGCTGGAAACCCTTGAGCAAGACCCTGCTGCTGGCGTGCTGGTGCTCACCGGCGCCGGGGAAGCCTGGACTGCCGGCATGGACCTCAAGGAATACTTCCGCGAAGTGGACGCCGGACCGGAAATCCTCCAGGAGAAAATCCGCCGCGAAGCCTCCCAATGGCAATGGAAACTGCTGCGCATGTACGCCAAGCCGACCATCGCGATGGTCAACGGCTGGTGTTTCGGTGGCGGTTTCAGCCCGCTGGTGGCGTGTGACTTGGCGATCTGCGCCGACGAAGCCACCTTCGGTCTCTCTGAAATCAACTGGGGCATCCCACCTGGCAACCTGGTCAGCAAAGCCATGGCCGACACCGTGGGCCACCGCCAATCGCTGTACTACATCATGACTGGCAAGACCTTCGGCGGGCAGAAAGCCGCCGAGATGGGCCTGGTCAACGAAAGCGTGCCCTTGGCGCAACTGCGCGAAGTCACCGTGGAGCTGGCGCGCAACCTGCTCGAGAAGAACCCGGTGGTGTTGCGTGCGGCCAAGCATGGTTTCAAGCGCTGCCGCGAGCTGACCTGGGAGCAGAACGAGGATTACCTCTACGCCAAGCTGGACCAGTCGCGGCTGCTCGACACCGAAGGGGGCCGCGAGCAGGGGATGAAGCAGTTCCTCGACGACAAGAGCATCAAGCCGGGCCTGCAAGCCTACAAGCGTTGA
- a CDS encoding NAD(P)/FAD-dependent oxidoreductase, whose product MQKTDVIIVGGGLVGMSIAYGLALLGRQVSVLDEGDDAIRAARGNFGLLWVQGKGYGMSPYAQWTRDSVALWPRFAAALHADTGIDIHLRQAGGFQLCLSDAEMAEEAARLGWLREALDGDYPYELLDPVQLRNRLPGIGPDVVGGCFSPMDGHVNPLKLLRSLYAACQARGVKVINGHRVEAIEPDASGFRLQAGDQRWSARQVVLAAGLGNRSLGEQVGLDVPVQPNRGQILVTERLQPFLEYPTTYVRQTDEGTVQLGDSHESAGFDDGTGSRVMAAIARRAVQCFPLLGDVRLVRAWGALRVMSADGFPIYEMSQVCPGLSVVSCHSGVTLAAVHALRLAPWIAGDFDDPAVKPFGLHRFNSSMEMRHVG is encoded by the coding sequence ATGCAAAAAACTGATGTCATCATCGTGGGCGGTGGCCTGGTGGGTATGTCCATCGCTTATGGCCTGGCCTTGCTCGGACGCCAGGTGAGCGTGCTCGACGAGGGAGACGACGCCATTCGTGCCGCCCGGGGCAACTTCGGTTTGCTGTGGGTGCAGGGCAAGGGCTATGGGATGAGCCCCTATGCGCAATGGACCCGTGATTCGGTGGCGCTGTGGCCACGGTTTGCTGCCGCGCTGCACGCCGATACCGGGATCGATATCCATCTGCGCCAGGCGGGTGGTTTCCAACTGTGCCTGAGCGATGCGGAAATGGCCGAGGAGGCGGCGCGCCTGGGCTGGCTGCGCGAAGCCCTTGACGGTGATTACCCCTACGAGCTGCTGGATCCGGTGCAACTGCGCAATCGCCTGCCCGGCATCGGGCCCGATGTCGTGGGCGGTTGCTTCTCGCCCATGGACGGCCATGTGAACCCGTTGAAGCTGCTGCGCTCCCTTTACGCGGCATGCCAGGCCCGTGGTGTGAAGGTGATCAATGGTCACCGCGTCGAGGCGATCGAACCCGATGCCAGCGGGTTTCGATTACAGGCCGGCGATCAACGCTGGTCGGCCCGGCAGGTGGTCCTGGCCGCGGGCCTGGGCAACCGGAGCTTGGGCGAACAGGTTGGCCTGGATGTACCGGTGCAACCGAACCGTGGGCAGATCCTGGTGACCGAACGCCTCCAGCCCTTCCTGGAATACCCCACCACTTACGTGCGCCAGACCGATGAAGGCACGGTGCAACTGGGCGATTCCCACGAGTCGGCCGGTTTCGACGATGGCACCGGCAGCCGGGTCATGGCCGCCATTGCCCGGCGGGCCGTGCAGTGTTTCCCACTGCTGGGTGACGTACGGCTGGTGCGGGCCTGGGGGGCGTTGCGGGTGATGAGCGCCGACGGGTTTCCGATCTACGAGATGTCCCAGGTCTGCCCGGGGCTGTCGGTTGTGAGCTGCCACAGCGGTGTGACGTTGGCCGCCGTTCATGCCCTGCGCCTGGCCCCCTGGATCGCTGGTGACTTCGACGACCCCGCCGTGAAGCCATTCGGCCTGCACCGCTTCAATTCCTCCATGGAGATGCGCCATGTCGGCTGA
- a CDS encoding feruloyl-CoA synthase, whose translation MSSEFRSSSRPEPVRYRQVSIGHPAVEVKEEQGILHMRSLEPLAPLPSRLLDRLVHWAEVRPNQTFVAARENEGDWRHVSYAEMLASVRAIAQGLLSYGLSAEKPLALLSGNDIEHLQMALGAMYAGIPYCPVSPAYSLLSQDFAKLRHVCDLLRPGLVFVSDAAPFERAVNAVLPADIPLVTVRGDIPGRARTSFASLLAQPAGIEADRAFAATGPDSIAKFLFTSGSTKLPKAVITTQRMLCANQQMLLQTFPVFGEEPPVLVDWLPWNHTFGGSHNVGIVLYNGGTFYLDDGKPTVQGFAQTLRNLKEVSPTAYLTVPKGWEELVSALEQDADLRERFFKRISLFFFAAAGLSQSTWDRLDKVAEQHCGERIRMMAGLGMTEASPSCTFTTGPLSMAGYIGLPAPGCEVRLVPVDGKFEGRFRGPHIMPGYWRSPQQTAEVFDDAGFYCSGDAIKLADPANPQLGLMFDGRIAEDFKLSSGVFVSVGPLRNRAVLEGTPYVQDLVVTAPDRPHLGALVFPRLHDCRRLSGLGPDASDAEVLASPPVRQWFADWLRRLNRDANGNASRVEWIALLDEPASIDRGEITDKGSINQRAVLQWRAAKVEALYRGEDPTVLRAGSAG comes from the coding sequence GTGAGTTCCGAGTTCAGATCATCCTCCCGGCCCGAGCCTGTGCGTTATCGCCAGGTGTCGATCGGTCACCCCGCCGTTGAAGTGAAGGAAGAGCAGGGCATCCTGCACATGCGCTCCCTGGAGCCCTTGGCCCCGTTGCCGTCACGCCTGCTGGATCGCCTCGTGCACTGGGCCGAGGTGCGGCCGAACCAGACCTTTGTCGCTGCGCGGGAAAACGAGGGCGACTGGCGTCATGTCAGTTACGCCGAGATGCTCGCCAGCGTAAGGGCCATCGCCCAGGGTTTGTTGAGCTATGGATTATCGGCGGAGAAACCCTTGGCGCTGCTCTCGGGCAACGACATCGAGCATTTGCAGATGGCCCTGGGCGCGATGTACGCCGGGATTCCCTATTGTCCGGTGTCGCCGGCCTATTCGTTGCTGTCCCAGGACTTCGCCAAGCTGCGGCATGTCTGTGATCTGTTGAGGCCAGGGCTGGTGTTCGTCAGCGATGCCGCGCCGTTCGAACGGGCAGTCAATGCCGTGTTGCCGGCGGATATTCCCTTGGTCACCGTGCGTGGAGACATACCGGGTCGGGCCAGGACAAGCTTCGCCAGCCTGCTCGCACAGCCGGCTGGTATCGAGGCCGACCGCGCATTCGCTGCGACCGGGCCCGACAGCATTGCCAAGTTTCTCTTCACCTCCGGCTCCACCAAGTTGCCCAAGGCGGTGATCACCACCCAGCGGATGCTCTGCGCCAACCAGCAGATGCTGTTGCAAACCTTCCCGGTGTTCGGCGAAGAGCCTCCGGTGCTGGTGGATTGGCTGCCGTGGAACCACACCTTTGGTGGCAGCCACAACGTCGGCATCGTGCTGTACAACGGCGGCACGTTTTATCTGGACGATGGCAAGCCCACCGTCCAGGGTTTTGCGCAAACCCTGCGCAATCTCAAGGAAGTTTCTCCCACGGCCTACCTGACCGTGCCCAAGGGTTGGGAGGAGTTGGTGAGCGCCCTGGAACAGGATGCGGACTTGCGCGAACGCTTTTTCAAGCGCATCAGCCTGTTTTTCTTCGCCGCGGCGGGCCTTTCCCAAAGCACGTGGGATCGGCTCGACAAAGTCGCCGAGCAACATTGCGGCGAACGGATCCGCATGATGGCCGGCCTGGGCATGACTGAAGCTTCGCCATCCTGCACCTTCACCACCGGACCGCTGTCCATGGCCGGCTACATCGGTTTGCCGGCGCCCGGCTGCGAAGTGCGGCTGGTGCCGGTGGACGGCAAGTTCGAAGGACGTTTTCGCGGGCCGCACATCATGCCCGGCTACTGGCGCTCGCCGCAGCAGACCGCCGAGGTGTTCGACGACGCGGGCTTCTATTGCTCGGGCGATGCCATCAAGCTCGCCGATCCCGCCAACCCTCAACTGGGGTTGATGTTCGACGGGCGCATCGCCGAGGACTTCAAGCTGTCCTCAGGCGTGTTTGTCAGTGTCGGGCCGTTGCGCAACCGCGCGGTGCTCGAAGGCACGCCTTACGTCCAGGATCTGGTGGTGACCGCGCCGGATCGTCCGCACCTGGGCGCGCTGGTGTTCCCGCGCCTGCATGATTGCCGCCGACTCTCGGGCCTGGGTCCGGACGCCAGCGACGCCGAGGTACTGGCGAGCCCGCCGGTGCGCCAATGGTTCGCCGATTGGTTGCGGCGGCTGAACCGCGATGCGAACGGCAACGCCAGTCGTGTGGAATGGATCGCGCTGTTGGACGAACCCGCGTCCATCGACCGTGGTGAAATCACCGACAAAGGCTCGATCAACCAGCGCGCGGTATTGCAATGGCGCGCGGCCAAGGTCGAGGCGCTGTATCGGGGAGAAGACCCAACGGTCCTGCGCGCTGGATCGGCCGGCTGA
- a CDS encoding LysR substrate-binding domain-containing protein, with protein sequence MNLRQLEAFRAVILGQTVTRAAEMLHISQPAATRLIASLEEDIGFSLFDRIKGRLQPTAEAMTLYQEVQRSLLGVERIARTAQDIRNLKRGSLHIACAPAMGLSFLPRAIAAFMAEHDQVQISLVVQSSREVVDLVVGQRCDLGLIVLPNTYPSPRAEKLLATRMLCALPAGHRLVDRATVFPEDLQGERFISYPQSIGSRQHIDAIFAAHGVERELRLETQLSQPMCTFVEQGLGVALVDAISAVEYRGDGIVFRAFEPAIEMDFSMLLPIQGPLSKLQACFLEHMQRFIEVQVPAAYRF encoded by the coding sequence ATGAACCTTCGCCAGCTGGAAGCCTTTCGCGCAGTGATCCTGGGCCAGACAGTGACCCGCGCCGCCGAAATGCTGCACATCTCCCAGCCCGCCGCGACCCGGCTGATCGCCAGCCTGGAAGAAGACATCGGTTTCAGCCTGTTCGACCGCATCAAGGGCCGGCTGCAACCCACCGCCGAAGCCATGACGCTGTATCAAGAGGTGCAGCGCTCGCTGTTAGGCGTTGAGCGCATCGCGCGTACCGCCCAGGACATCCGCAACCTCAAGCGCGGATCGCTGCACATCGCCTGTGCGCCGGCGATGGGCTTGTCGTTCCTGCCGCGAGCCATCGCTGCGTTCATGGCCGAGCATGACCAGGTGCAGATTTCCCTGGTGGTGCAATCTTCCCGGGAAGTCGTGGACCTGGTGGTGGGCCAACGCTGCGACTTGGGCTTGATCGTGCTGCCCAACACCTATCCGAGTCCCCGCGCCGAAAAACTGCTGGCGACGCGGATGCTCTGCGCCCTGCCCGCCGGCCATCGCCTGGTGGATCGCGCGACGGTCTTCCCGGAAGACCTGCAAGGCGAGCGGTTCATTTCCTATCCGCAGTCCATCGGCTCTCGCCAACACATCGACGCGATCTTCGCCGCTCATGGCGTGGAACGTGAGCTGCGGCTGGAGACGCAGCTCTCCCAGCCCATGTGCACCTTCGTCGAGCAGGGCCTTGGCGTTGCGCTGGTGGACGCCATCAGTGCGGTCGAATACCGGGGCGACGGCATCGTCTTTCGCGCCTTCGAGCCGGCGATCGAAATGGACTTCAGCATGCTGCTGCCGATCCAGGGCCCCTTGTCGAAATTGCAGGCCTGTTTCCTGGAGCACATGCAGCGGTTCATCGAGGTGCAGGTGCCGGCGGCTTATCGCTTTTAG
- a CDS encoding aromatic ring-hydroxylating oxygenase subunit alpha gives MYPKNTWYVACTPDEIADKPLGRQICGEKMVFYRGHGGEVAAVEDFCPHRGAPLSLGYVDNGNLVCGYHGLVMGGDGRTVEMPGQRVRGFPCNKTFAVQERHGFIWVWPGEQAQADPALIPHLEWAQSDEWAYGGGLFHIHCDYRLMIDNLMDLTHETYVHASSIGQKEIDEAPPVTTVEGDEVVTARHMENIMAPPFWRMALRGNNLADDVPVDRWQICRFTPPSHVLIEVGVAHCGHGGYHAAPQYKASSIVVDFITPETETSIWYFWGMARHFQPRDEALTASIREGQGKIFSEDLEMLERQQRNLLDHPQRNLLKLNIDAGGVQSRRVLERWIAREREQEAALIASTRQPQHAEQRP, from the coding sequence ATGTACCCCAAGAACACCTGGTACGTTGCCTGCACGCCTGATGAAATCGCCGACAAGCCGCTGGGTCGACAGATCTGTGGCGAGAAAATGGTTTTCTACCGCGGGCATGGCGGCGAGGTCGCGGCGGTCGAGGATTTCTGCCCGCACCGTGGCGCCCCGCTCTCGCTGGGTTACGTCGACAATGGCAACCTGGTGTGTGGCTATCACGGCCTGGTGATGGGTGGCGATGGCAGGACCGTCGAAATGCCCGGCCAACGAGTGCGCGGGTTTCCCTGCAACAAGACCTTCGCCGTGCAGGAACGCCACGGCTTTATCTGGGTCTGGCCGGGTGAACAGGCGCAGGCCGACCCGGCGCTGATCCCGCATTTGGAATGGGCGCAAAGTGACGAATGGGCGTATGGCGGCGGCTTGTTCCACATCCACTGCGACTATCGCCTGATGATCGATAACCTGATGGACCTGACCCACGAAACCTATGTGCATGCGTCGAGCATCGGTCAGAAGGAAATTGACGAGGCGCCCCCGGTGACCACGGTCGAAGGCGACGAAGTCGTGACCGCCCGGCACATGGAGAACATCATGGCCCCACCGTTCTGGCGCATGGCGCTGCGGGGCAACAACCTGGCCGATGATGTGCCGGTGGATCGCTGGCAAATCTGCCGCTTCACCCCCCCCAGCCATGTGCTGATCGAAGTTGGCGTGGCCCATTGCGGCCACGGCGGTTATCACGCCGCGCCGCAGTACAAGGCGTCGAGCATCGTGGTGGATTTCATCACTCCGGAAACCGAGACGTCCATCTGGTACTTCTGGGGCATGGCCCGGCACTTCCAACCCCGGGACGAAGCACTCACCGCCAGCATCCGCGAAGGCCAGGGCAAGATTTTCAGTGAAGACCTGGAGATGCTCGAACGCCAGCAGCGCAACCTGCTGGACCATCCACAACGCAACCTGCTCAAGCTCAATATCGACGCCGGCGGCGTGCAATCGCGGCGGGTGCTGGAGCGTTGGATCGCCCGGGAACGCGAGCAAGAGGCGGCGTTGATTGCCAGCACGCGCCAGCCGCAACACGCGGAGCAACGGCCATGA
- a CDS encoding PDR/VanB family oxidoreductase, which translates to MIEVHVTARNSEALDICSYELASVDGQPLPAFTAGAHIDVHLPDGLVRQYSLCNHPEERHRYLIGVLRDPASRGGSRSLHEQIQPGMRLLISEPRNLFTLAPQASRSLLFAGGIGITPILCMAEHLAQSGAAFALHYCARSRDRAAFVERLQQSPYADRVFLHFDEEPATALDAARVLASSDQDQHLYVCGPGGFMQHILDTAKAQGWQESNLHREYFAAAPADTSADGRFSVKLARSGQVFEVPADMSVVQVLESHGVEVPISCEQGICGTCLTRVLEGVPDHRDMFLTEAEQACNDQFTPCCSRSRTPLLVLDL; encoded by the coding sequence ATGATCGAAGTCCACGTCACCGCGCGCAACAGCGAAGCCCTGGACATCTGCAGCTACGAGCTGGCGTCGGTCGATGGCCAACCACTCCCGGCCTTTACAGCCGGTGCCCATATCGATGTGCATTTGCCCGATGGGCTGGTTCGTCAATATTCATTGTGCAATCACCCCGAGGAGCGGCATCGCTACCTCATCGGCGTGCTCAGGGATCCCGCTTCACGGGGAGGCTCGCGCAGCCTGCATGAGCAGATCCAGCCAGGCATGCGCCTGCTCATCAGCGAACCACGCAACCTCTTTACGCTTGCCCCGCAGGCTAGCCGCAGCCTGCTGTTTGCGGGCGGTATCGGCATCACGCCGATCCTGTGCATGGCAGAACACCTGGCCCAGAGCGGCGCTGCGTTTGCCTTGCATTACTGCGCCCGGTCCAGGGATCGCGCGGCTTTTGTGGAGCGTTTGCAGCAATCGCCTTATGCCGACCGGGTGTTTTTGCACTTCGATGAAGAACCCGCCACGGCGCTGGATGCCGCGCGGGTATTGGCCTCGTCCGACCAGGATCAGCACTTATACGTGTGTGGACCCGGTGGTTTCATGCAACACATCCTCGACACCGCCAAGGCCCAAGGCTGGCAGGAATCCAACTTGCACCGCGAATACTTCGCCGCCGCCCCCGCCGACACCAGCGCCGATGGCCGCTTTTCGGTGAAGCTTGCCCGCAGTGGTCAGGTATTCGAAGTACCGGCGGACATGAGCGTGGTCCAAGTCTTGGAAAGTCACGGCGTCGAGGTTCCGATTTCGTGCGAACAAGGCATATGCGGCACGTGCCTGACCCGTGTGCTGGAAGGCGTGCCGGACCATCGGGACATGTTCCTGACCGAGGCCGAGCAAGCCTGCAACGACCAGTTCACGCCGTGCTGTTCGAGGTCCAGGACGCCGTTGTTGGTGTTGGATCTCTGA
- a CDS encoding GntR family transcriptional regulator — translation MSKPGQTVLVALRRMIASGELAAGERLMEIPTAQLFGVSRMPVRMAFRTLEQEGLLVRFGGRGFQVRSVSADEIAGAVEVRGVLEGLAARQTAERGLSEEARRALELCLVQGDELFAKGYVTEEDLEVYHDLNMRFHHVIVEGSHNPAIADALARNDHLPFASVTALAVDRQNMAGEYRRFNYAHMQHHSVFDALVNRQGARAEAIMREHANATLRYAEVFGSTLADERMKVILRSD, via the coding sequence ATGAGTAAGCCCGGCCAAACGGTGCTGGTCGCGTTGCGTCGAATGATCGCTTCAGGCGAACTGGCGGCCGGCGAGCGCCTGATGGAGATTCCCACCGCGCAGTTGTTCGGCGTCTCGCGCATGCCGGTGCGCATGGCGTTTCGCACCCTGGAGCAGGAAGGGCTGCTGGTGCGTTTTGGCGGGCGTGGTTTCCAGGTGCGCTCCGTCAGTGCCGATGAAATTGCCGGTGCGGTGGAAGTCCGTGGCGTGCTCGAAGGGCTGGCGGCGCGGCAAACGGCCGAACGGGGGTTGTCCGAAGAGGCTCGTCGCGCGCTCGAACTGTGCCTGGTGCAAGGCGACGAACTGTTCGCCAAGGGCTATGTGACCGAAGAAGACCTGGAGGTCTACCACGACCTCAACATGCGCTTTCACCACGTGATCGTCGAAGGCAGCCACAACCCGGCCATCGCCGACGCCCTGGCGCGCAACGATCATCTGCCATTCGCCTCTGTCACCGCCCTGGCGGTCGATCGCCAGAACATGGCCGGCGAGTACCGCCGTTTCAACTACGCCCACATGCAGCATCACTCGGTATTCGATGCACTGGTCAATCGCCAGGGCGCCCGTGCCGAGGCGATCATGCGCGAGCATGCCAACGCCACCCTGCGCTACGCCGAAGTGTTTGGCTCGACATTGGCGGATGAGCGGATGAAGGTGATCCTGCGATCTGACTAA